A single genomic interval of Methylocystis sp. IM3 harbors:
- the hisS gene encoding histidine--tRNA ligase, translating to MSKDEMKTKVEARAPRGLADREAGELAATGRMLDVIRSVYELYGFEALETPAIEYTDALGKFLPDQDRPNEGVFSFQDDDEQWLSLRYDLTAPLARFVAQNYDRIPKPYRSYRCGHVYRNEKPGPGRFRQFMQFDADTVGSASPAADAEICMMAADALERLGIARGDYVIKINSRKVLDGVMQAVGLAGEENAGRRLVVLRAIDKLDRLGPDGVRQLLGEGRKDESGDFTKGAGLSLPAIDTIMSFSLGGQYKDGAPAFDLFGLLGKSEIGAQGAEELLEIEDLARDAGFGPDRIRIDPSVVRGLEYYTGPVFEADLTFETRDEKGRPVRFGSVGGGGRYDGLVGRFRSENTPATGFSIGVSRLFAALKLVGSPIVTARPHVGPVVVLVLDRDRLADYQRMVAQLRGAGVAAELYLGGAGMKAQMKYADRRNAPLVVIQGSDEKANGEVQIKDLVAGARAAAAISTNEEWKAARPAQISIPESALVEEVAKALAAQGEEA from the coding sequence ATGTCCAAAGACGAAATGAAAACCAAGGTCGAAGCGCGCGCGCCGCGCGGGCTCGCGGACCGCGAGGCCGGCGAGCTCGCCGCCACGGGCCGGATGCTCGACGTAATCCGCTCGGTTTACGAGCTTTACGGCTTCGAGGCGCTGGAGACGCCGGCCATCGAATATACGGACGCGCTCGGCAAGTTCCTTCCCGATCAGGACCGGCCGAACGAGGGGGTCTTTTCCTTCCAGGACGACGACGAGCAATGGCTGTCGCTGCGCTATGACCTGACCGCGCCGCTCGCCCGGTTCGTCGCGCAGAATTACGACCGCATCCCGAAACCCTACCGCTCCTATCGCTGCGGCCATGTCTATCGCAACGAGAAGCCGGGGCCGGGCCGTTTTCGCCAGTTCATGCAGTTCGACGCCGATACGGTGGGGTCGGCCTCTCCTGCCGCCGACGCCGAAATCTGCATGATGGCGGCCGACGCGCTGGAGCGGCTCGGCATTGCGCGCGGCGACTATGTCATCAAGATCAACAGCCGCAAGGTGCTCGACGGCGTGATGCAGGCCGTCGGCCTCGCGGGCGAGGAAAACGCCGGGCGGCGTCTCGTCGTGCTGCGCGCCATCGACAAGCTCGACCGGCTCGGCCCCGACGGCGTGCGCCAACTCCTCGGCGAGGGCCGCAAGGACGAAAGCGGCGACTTCACGAAAGGCGCCGGGCTTTCGCTGCCGGCGATCGACACGATCATGTCCTTCAGCCTCGGCGGCCAATACAAGGACGGCGCGCCGGCCTTCGATCTCTTCGGCCTGCTCGGCAAGAGCGAGATCGGCGCGCAGGGGGCGGAGGAGCTTCTCGAAATCGAGGATCTCGCGCGCGACGCGGGCTTCGGGCCGGACCGCATCCGCATCGATCCTTCCGTGGTGCGCGGGCTCGAATATTACACCGGCCCGGTGTTCGAGGCCGACCTCACCTTCGAGACGCGCGACGAGAAGGGGCGCCCCGTGCGCTTTGGTTCGGTCGGCGGCGGCGGGCGCTATGACGGGCTCGTCGGACGCTTCCGCTCGGAGAATACGCCCGCGACAGGCTTCTCCATCGGGGTCTCGCGCCTCTTCGCCGCCCTGAAGCTCGTCGGCAGCCCGATCGTCACGGCGCGGCCGCATGTCGGACCCGTGGTCGTGCTCGTGCTCGACCGCGACCGTCTCGCCGATTACCAGCGCATGGTTGCGCAATTGCGCGGCGCGGGCGTCGCCGCCGAGCTTTATCTCGGCGGAGCCGGCATGAAGGCGCAGATGAAATACGCCGACCGCCGCAACGCCCCGCTCGTCGTGATCCAGGGCTCGGACGAGAAGGCGAACGGCGAGGTCCAGATCAAGGATCTCGTGGCCGGCGCGAGGGCCGCCGCCGCCATTTCGACCAATGAGGAATGGAAGGCGGCGCGGCCCGCGCAGATTTCCATTCCTGAAAGCGCGCTCGTCGAAGAGGTGGCGAAGGCGCTGGCGGCGCAGGGGGAAGAGGCTTAA
- the lptM gene encoding LPS translocon maturation chaperone LptM: protein MTPPRLRLILLLAAATAGLSACGRRGPLELPPDVQARGAALRAQQEAAQARTGPKPAPGQAVPAPPPPPIPGTIGNRPPADYPFPLDPLL, encoded by the coding sequence GTGACGCCTCCTCGCCTTCGCCTGATCTTGCTGCTCGCCGCCGCCACGGCCGGCCTTTCCGCCTGCGGTCGTCGCGGGCCGCTGGAGCTACCGCCCGACGTTCAGGCGCGCGGCGCGGCGCTGCGGGCGCAGCAGGAGGCCGCGCAGGCCAGGACCGGTCCGAAGCCCGCGCCGGGGCAGGCCGTTCCCGCCCCGCCGCCGCCGCCCATCCCCGGCACGATCGGCAATCGCCCGCCTGCGGACTATCCCTTCCCTCTCGATCCGCTGCTCTGA
- a CDS encoding TIGR03808 family TAT-translocated repetitive protein gives MLRRAPSLSRRTLLFCGAAGAALGRPDPVAQARTADLALRLREAARKGAAVALPAGRIDLMGLDLPDGAILTGVPGRTILALSGLGPLLSGRMARRITLEGLVLDGAGGSLARETGLFDFADVVELAIRGCVIRDSAARGVSLARCGGVFAQNHILRAKGAGFYASDGLGMVIDGNRIGPCGDNGVVLHATVAGRTDGARVRDNVIEDIHNRSGGDGPYGNGVLVWGVGSARIERNRISRCAYSAVRNNAGRFVEVIGNDCRDFGEKAMYAEYGAKNATFRDNRIENAGAGIAVANADHGTDGALVSGNVILGMRPTRPDPAFGPQMLWLTGVLVEKNAVVAGNRIVGPGWIGVALGGWRENLRAEDNEISGVDYGVVFTTGEGAGEAAILRNRIHARKAAAIAAAGMDFLPGDLARPGAKRYPRVRIDGNEVE, from the coding sequence ATGCTGCGCCGCGCTCCGTCCCTCTCCCGCCGGACCCTGCTCTTCTGCGGCGCGGCGGGCGCCGCGCTCGGCCGTCCCGACCCCGTCGCGCAAGCGCGGACCGCCGATCTCGCCCTGCGCCTGCGGGAGGCGGCGCGCAAGGGGGCGGCGGTCGCCTTGCCGGCGGGGAGGATCGACCTCATGGGGCTCGATCTGCCGGACGGGGCGATTCTCACGGGCGTCCCCGGCCGCACCATTCTCGCGCTGTCGGGCCTCGGTCCGCTGCTCTCGGGCCGGATGGCGCGGCGCATCACGCTCGAGGGCCTCGTTCTCGACGGGGCGGGCGGCTCCCTCGCGCGCGAGACCGGGCTTTTCGATTTTGCGGATGTGGTCGAACTCGCCATCCGGGGCTGCGTCATCCGGGACAGCGCCGCGCGCGGCGTCAGCCTGGCGCGCTGCGGCGGGGTTTTCGCGCAGAACCACATCCTGCGCGCGAAGGGCGCCGGTTTCTACGCGTCGGACGGGCTCGGCATGGTGATCGACGGCAACCGGATCGGCCCCTGCGGCGACAATGGGGTCGTCTTGCATGCGACGGTCGCGGGCCGCACCGACGGCGCGCGGGTGCGCGACAATGTGATCGAGGACATTCACAACCGCTCGGGCGGCGATGGCCCCTATGGCAATGGCGTTCTGGTCTGGGGCGTGGGCTCGGCGCGCATCGAGCGCAACCGGATCAGCCGCTGCGCCTATAGCGCCGTCCGTAACAACGCGGGCCGCTTCGTGGAGGTGATCGGCAATGACTGCCGGGATTTCGGCGAAAAGGCGATGTACGCCGAATATGGCGCGAAGAATGCGACCTTCCGGGACAACCGGATCGAAAACGCCGGCGCGGGCATCGCCGTCGCCAACGCCGACCACGGAACCGACGGCGCGCTGGTTTCGGGAAACGTCATTCTGGGCATGCGCCCGACCAGGCCGGACCCGGCCTTCGGCCCGCAGATGCTCTGGCTGACCGGCGTCCTCGTGGAGAAAAACGCCGTCGTCGCGGGCAACCGGATCGTGGGGCCCGGCTGGATCGGCGTCGCGCTTGGCGGCTGGCGCGAGAATCTGCGCGCGGAGGACAATGAGATCTCGGGCGTCGATTACGGCGTGGTCTTCACCACTGGCGAGGGCGCCGGCGAGGCGGCCATCTTGCGCAACCGCATCCATGCCCGCAAGGCGGCGGCGATCGCCGCGGCGGGCATGGATTTCCTGCCCGGCGATCTCGCCAGGCCCGGCGCGAAACGCTATCCGCGGGTGAGGATCGACGGCAACGAGGTGGAGTGA
- the dxs gene encoding 1-deoxy-D-xylulose-5-phosphate synthase, translated as MTTSKTPLLDRLPTPEELRKLQPNQLKQVAEELRRETIDAVSVTGGHLGAGLGVVELTVALHYVFDTPRDRIIWDVGHQTYPHKILTGRRDRIRTLRMGGGLSGFTKRAESEYDAFGAGHSSTSISAGLGMAVARDLAHGDNHVVAVIGDSSMSAGMAYEAMNNAGALDSRLIVILNDNDMSIAPPTGAMSAYLARLVSGGAYRSIRDAAKQLASHLPRFIYDKARKAEEFSRSFITGGTMFEELGFYYVGPIDGHNLDHLLPVLTNVRDKDDGPVLVHVVTQKGKGYAPAEAADDKYHGVVKFDVETGKQFKPKANAPSYTGVFAKALVAEAEHDDKIVAITAAMPSGTGLDAFGKHFPQRTFDVAIAEQHAVTFAAGLACEGYKPFCALYSTFLQRGYDQVVHDVAIQHLPVRFAIDRAGLVGADGPTHAGAFDIAYLGCLPGMVVMACADEAELMHMVATAVAYDEGPIAFRYPRGEGVGVELPERGEVLEIGKGRILREGSKVALLSLGTRLAEALKAAEELENYGVSTTVADARFAKPVDRELIRRLAANHEVLIAIEEGSIGGFGAQVFQALSDDGLLDGARGAFKFRSMTLPDAYIDHDKHEIMIARAMLDGKAMVAKALELLGDEKGAARVMIA; from the coding sequence TTGACGACATCGAAGACCCCCCTTCTCGATCGGCTTCCGACGCCCGAGGAGCTTCGCAAGCTTCAGCCGAACCAGCTCAAGCAGGTCGCAGAGGAACTGCGCCGCGAGACGATCGACGCCGTCTCGGTGACGGGCGGCCATCTGGGCGCGGGGCTCGGCGTGGTCGAGCTGACGGTCGCGCTGCATTATGTCTTCGATACGCCGCGCGACCGCATCATCTGGGACGTCGGCCATCAGACCTATCCGCACAAAATTCTGACCGGGCGGCGGGACCGCATCCGCACGCTGCGCATGGGCGGGGGCCTCTCGGGCTTCACCAAGCGCGCCGAAAGCGAATATGACGCCTTCGGCGCCGGCCATTCCTCGACCTCCATCTCGGCCGGCCTCGGCATGGCCGTGGCGCGCGATCTCGCGCACGGCGACAATCACGTCGTCGCCGTCATCGGCGACAGCTCCATGTCCGCCGGCATGGCCTATGAGGCGATGAACAACGCTGGCGCGCTGGATTCGCGCCTCATCGTCATCCTCAACGACAATGACATGTCGATTGCGCCGCCGACCGGCGCCATGTCCGCCTATCTGGCCCGCCTCGTCTCGGGCGGCGCCTATCGCTCGATCCGCGACGCCGCGAAGCAGCTCGCCTCGCATCTGCCGCGTTTTATCTACGACAAGGCGCGCAAGGCCGAGGAATTCTCGCGGAGCTTCATCACCGGCGGGACGATGTTCGAGGAGCTCGGCTTCTATTATGTCGGGCCGATCGACGGGCACAATCTCGACCATCTGCTGCCCGTGCTGACGAATGTCCGCGACAAGGACGACGGCCCGGTGCTGGTTCACGTCGTGACGCAGAAGGGCAAGGGCTACGCGCCGGCCGAAGCGGCCGACGACAAATATCACGGCGTCGTCAAATTCGACGTGGAGACGGGCAAGCAGTTCAAGCCCAAGGCCAACGCCCCGTCCTATACGGGCGTCTTCGCCAAGGCGCTGGTGGCCGAGGCCGAGCACGACGACAAGATCGTCGCCATCACGGCCGCCATGCCGTCGGGCACCGGCCTCGACGCTTTCGGCAAGCACTTCCCGCAGCGCACCTTCGACGTCGCCATCGCCGAACAGCACGCCGTGACCTTCGCGGCCGGCCTCGCCTGCGAGGGCTACAAGCCCTTCTGCGCGCTTTATTCCACCTTCCTGCAGCGCGGCTACGATCAGGTCGTGCACGATGTCGCGATCCAGCATCTGCCGGTCCGCTTCGCCATCGACCGCGCCGGTCTCGTCGGCGCGGACGGGCCGACCCACGCCGGCGCCTTCGACATCGCCTATCTCGGCTGCCTGCCGGGCATGGTGGTGATGGCCTGCGCCGACGAGGCGGAGCTCATGCATATGGTCGCGACCGCGGTCGCCTATGACGAAGGCCCGATCGCCTTCCGCTATCCGCGCGGCGAAGGCGTGGGCGTCGAGCTTCCCGAGCGGGGCGAGGTTCTCGAGATCGGCAAGGGCCGCATTCTGCGCGAGGGCTCGAAAGTGGCGCTGCTCTCGCTCGGGACCCGTCTCGCCGAGGCGCTCAAGGCCGCCGAGGAGCTCGAAAATTACGGGGTCTCGACGACGGTCGCCGACGCGCGCTTCGCCAAGCCCGTGGACCGCGAGCTGATCCGCCGCCTCGCCGCCAATCACGAAGTGCTGATCGCCATCGAGGAAGGCTCGATCGGCGGCTTCGGCGCGCAGGTCTTCCAGGCGCTCTCCGACGACGGCCTGCTCGACGGCGCGCGCGGCGCCTTCAAGTTCCGCAGCATGACCCTGCCCGACGCCTATATCGACCATGACAAGCACGAGATCATGATTGCCAGGGCGATGCTGGACGGCAAGGCGATGGTCGCCAAGGCGCTGGAGCTGCTCGGCGACGAGAAGGGCGCGGCGCGCGTGATGATCGCTTAA
- the lysA gene encoding diaminopimelate decarboxylase: MRHFDYRGGALYAEDVAVSDIAAAAGTPFYVYSAATIRRHFRVFAEAFQGLEALVCYAMKANSNQAVLRLLAKEGAGMDVVSGGELARAIAAGVPGSKITFSGVGKTDEEIAAALDANIFCFNVESEPELEAISRIAGARGVAAPVSLRVNPDVDARTHKKISTGKAENKFGVPLSRAREVYARAARLSGIRICGADMHIGSQLTDLEPFDEAFSLLAELVTDLRADGHDISHVDLGGGLGIPYHEGDDPQSYHPERYAEIVRRRFGGLGCKLVFEPGRLIVGNAGVLVTRVIYVKQGEAKTFLIVDTGMNDLVRPTLYDAWHDIIPVREPVGRKEIVADVVGPVCETGDYLALDRRLPEALPGELLAILTSGAYGAVQAGTYNTRPLIPEVLVDGDRFAIIRPRPSVSELIAMDHVPEWV, translated from the coding sequence ATGCGCCATTTCGATTACCGCGGCGGCGCGCTCTACGCCGAGGACGTCGCCGTGTCCGACATCGCCGCGGCCGCGGGCACGCCCTTCTATGTCTATTCGGCGGCGACGATCCGCCGGCACTTCCGCGTCTTCGCGGAGGCCTTTCAGGGGCTCGAGGCGCTCGTCTGCTATGCGATGAAGGCCAATTCGAATCAGGCCGTGCTGCGCCTCCTCGCGAAGGAGGGGGCGGGCATGGACGTGGTCTCGGGCGGCGAACTCGCCCGCGCGATCGCCGCCGGCGTCCCGGGCTCGAAGATCACCTTCTCCGGCGTCGGCAAGACGGATGAGGAGATCGCCGCAGCGCTCGACGCCAACATCTTCTGCTTCAATGTCGAGTCCGAGCCCGAGCTCGAGGCGATCTCACGCATCGCCGGCGCGCGGGGCGTGGCGGCGCCCGTGTCTTTACGCGTCAATCCGGATGTCGACGCGCGCACCCACAAGAAGATTTCGACGGGCAAGGCGGAGAACAAATTCGGCGTCCCGCTCTCGCGCGCCCGTGAGGTCTATGCCCGCGCCGCCAGGCTTTCCGGGATCAGGATCTGCGGCGCCGACATGCATATCGGCTCGCAGCTCACGGATCTGGAGCCTTTCGACGAAGCCTTTTCGCTTCTCGCCGAACTGGTGACGGATCTCCGCGCCGACGGCCACGACATTTCCCATGTCGATCTCGGCGGCGGGCTCGGCATTCCCTATCACGAGGGCGACGATCCCCAGTCCTATCATCCCGAGCGCTACGCGGAGATCGTGCGCCGGCGTTTCGGGGGCCTCGGCTGCAAGCTCGTCTTCGAGCCGGGCCGCCTCATCGTCGGCAACGCCGGCGTGCTGGTCACGCGCGTCATCTATGTGAAGCAGGGCGAGGCCAAGACCTTTCTCATCGTCGATACGGGTATGAACGATCTCGTCCGACCGACGCTTTACGACGCCTGGCACGACATCATCCCGGTGCGTGAGCCGGTCGGCCGAAAGGAGATCGTCGCCGATGTGGTTGGCCCGGTCTGCGAGACGGGGGACTATTTGGCGCTCGACCGCAGATTGCCCGAGGCGCTTCCGGGCGAGCTTCTCGCCATCCTCACCTCCGGCGCCTATGGCGCGGTGCAGGCGGGGACCTACAACACCCGCCCGCTGATCCCGGAGGTTCTGGTCGATGGCGACCGTTTCGCGATCATCCGCCCGCGTCCGAGCGTGTCGGAGCTGATCGC
- a CDS encoding GNAT family N-acetyltransferase: MPETPALHVVELPFETMDAARAEWAALAARALEPNPFFEPGFALAVAQHSPADDRPRFIAVRNRQGALAAVFPLAPSGVAGEGGLLRLWRGELAALATPLVDRAQAPEALAAFLDWAARSSPAAAALFPRIMPGGAFHAALIEAARLGGRRVETLESYARAALLSGGSAEEKCAQAGGRKRLNEIGRMRRRLAESGRVEVEIVAAPRAVRAAVEEFLALEASGWKAGRGAFLSEPSLATFLRSATRLLSAEGLCRVAALRLDGRAVAMGILLESQNRSYFWKIAYDEALRAQAPGVQLAFALTELQLARPEIDLTDSCAIANHPMIDRLWPERIAIADLAVSLDDKGFGSALRRERTRRRIREFAKRVALRVLERKPS; encoded by the coding sequence TTGCCGGAAACGCCTGCGTTGCATGTGGTCGAGCTTCCATTCGAGACGATGGACGCGGCGCGGGCGGAATGGGCCGCCCTCGCCGCCCGCGCGCTCGAGCCCAACCCCTTTTTCGAGCCGGGCTTCGCGCTCGCCGTGGCGCAGCATTCGCCGGCCGACGACCGGCCTCGCTTCATCGCGGTTCGAAATCGGCAGGGGGCGCTTGCCGCAGTCTTTCCGCTCGCGCCATCGGGCGTTGCCGGCGAAGGCGGGCTGCTTCGTCTGTGGCGCGGCGAACTCGCCGCGCTGGCGACGCCGCTCGTCGATCGCGCGCAGGCGCCGGAGGCGCTCGCCGCCTTTCTGGATTGGGCCGCCCGGTCGAGCCCGGCCGCGGCCGCGCTCTTTCCACGCATCATGCCGGGCGGCGCGTTTCACGCGGCGCTGATTGAAGCCGCGCGACTTGGGGGCCGGCGCGTCGAAACTCTGGAGAGCTACGCCCGCGCGGCGCTGCTGTCGGGCGGCTCGGCGGAGGAGAAATGCGCGCAGGCCGGGGGGCGCAAGCGGCTGAACGAGATCGGCAGGATGCGGCGCCGCCTGGCCGAGTCCGGGCGGGTGGAGGTCGAGATCGTCGCCGCGCCTCGGGCAGTCCGGGCCGCCGTCGAGGAGTTTCTGGCGCTGGAGGCCTCGGGCTGGAAGGCCGGGCGGGGCGCCTTTCTTTCCGAGCCGTCGCTCGCGACCTTCCTGCGCAGCGCGACGCGCCTCCTGTCGGCCGAGGGCCTGTGCCGGGTCGCGGCGCTGCGTCTCGACGGGCGGGCGGTCGCCATGGGGATTCTGCTGGAAAGCCAGAACCGCAGCTATTTCTGGAAGATCGCATATGACGAGGCGTTGCGGGCGCAGGCGCCGGGCGTTCAACTCGCCTTCGCGCTGACCGAGCTTCAGCTGGCGCGGCCGGAGATCGACTTGACGGACTCCTGCGCCATCGCGAACCACCCGATGATCGACCGGCTGTGGCCCGAGCGCATCGCCATCGCCGACCTCGCCGTGTCGCTCGACGACAAGGGCTTCGGCTCCGCGCTGCGACGCGAAAGGACGCGGCGGCGGATCAGGGAATTCGCCAAGCGCGTCGCCCTCCGAGTTCTCGAGCGAAAGCCGAGCTGA
- a CDS encoding L,D-transpeptidase: protein MKKTALVLIASLLAASSSEAAMRISIDLSRQRLTAMRDGAETVVWKISSGRTGYETPTGRYSVMRMEADHYSDEYDQAPMPYAIFFSPRGLAIHGSFERGLGRPRSHGCVRLAVNNAQKLFEWVEAHGGATIEITGETPAAASRRASVRRRAPQLQPEVEVDQLYRY, encoded by the coding sequence ATGAAAAAAACTGCGCTTGTGCTCATCGCCAGCCTGCTCGCCGCCAGCTCGAGCGAGGCGGCGATGCGCATTTCCATCGACCTTTCGCGGCAGCGCCTGACCGCCATGCGCGACGGAGCCGAGACGGTCGTCTGGAAGATATCGAGCGGCCGCACCGGATATGAGACGCCGACGGGCCGTTACTCCGTCATGCGGATGGAGGCGGATCACTATTCGGATGAATATGATCAGGCGCCCATGCCCTATGCGATCTTCTTCTCTCCCCGCGGTCTCGCGATCCACGGCAGCTTCGAGCGCGGCCTCGGTCGTCCGCGCTCCCATGGCTGCGTCCGCCTTGCGGTCAACAACGCCCAGAAGCTCTTCGAATGGGTCGAGGCCCATGGCGGCGCGACGATCGAGATCACGGGCGAGACGCCGGCCGCCGCCAGCCGCCGCGCCTCTGTCCGGCGGCGCGCGCCGCAGCTCCAGCCGGAAGTTGAGGTGGATCAACTCTATCGCTACTGA